In a genomic window of Candidatus Neomarinimicrobiota bacterium:
- a CDS encoding LapA family protein produces the protein MKEIKVFITVAILLTVVWVFTQNATPVDLKLMGAVYSNIPLYFVILGSVILGILFGFAITIGQNLKLRKGLKLIDREREKLQGEVDKRRQAVLEKDEDVEPNNQ, from the coding sequence ATGAAAGAAATTAAAGTTTTTATCACAGTTGCCATACTTCTAACCGTTGTATGGGTATTTACACAGAATGCCACACCAGTGGATTTGAAACTTATGGGGGCAGTATATTCAAACATACCGCTATATTTTGTTATTCTTGGATCTGTGATACTGGGTATCCTTTTTGGGTTCGCCATAACCATTGGGCAGAACCTCAAATTACGAAAAGGTCTAAAGTTGATAGACCGAGAACGTGAGAAACTCCAGGGTGAGGTTGATAAACGTCGTCAGGCTGTTCTGGAAAAAGATGAGGATGTAGAACCCAATAACCAATAG